The Engystomops pustulosus chromosome 9, aEngPut4.maternal, whole genome shotgun sequence genome includes a window with the following:
- the LOC140077496 gene encoding cytochrome P450 2G1-like yields MDFTWTAILALICIFIFMTRNTTSRRCHLPPGPTPLPLIGSLLHIQRGALVPSLFKLWDQYGSVYTLYLGSKPAVVLCGYETVKEALVDRRDEFGGRGPIPVLERFTQGYGFILNNGKQWNILRNFTMKNFGFGKKSSEWKIRKEAQCVVEEFRKLNGRPVDPTKKLMDAFSNVLCSMVFGERFEYEDERFTKLLRIMNESLHFTGSTWAQLLSVLPLTKHFPGPHQRITQLLDEMIEFIHEMVKASQESLDPSAPRHFIDSFLIKMEEEKNDPDTEFHLKNLLIVTHNLLIVGSEIVSTTLKYGLLTLLKYPEIQAKLHKEIDHVIGRDREPNYDDRLHMPYTQAVINEIQRFCDVAPLNVPHMVTRDVQFRGYEIPKGTEIYPLLCTVHRDPKQFASPWKFDPNHFLDENGKFKRNDAMMAFSAGKRMCPGEALARMELFLFLTTILQSFTLTSPTGLEESDVVPRLAGFLNSPMDYELSFVQRDI; encoded by the exons ATGGACTTTACATGGACGGCGATCCTGGCTCTTATTTGCATCTTCATCTTCATGACCCGGAATACAACAAGCAGAAGATGTCACCTTCCTCCAGGACCCACTCCCCTGCCCCTGATCGGGTCTCTGCTGCACATCCAGAGGGGGGCGCTGGTGCCATCACTCTTCAAG ctttgggatcagtATGGATCAGTATATACCCTTTACTTGGGCTCTAAACCAGCGGTTGTTCTCTGTGGATATGAGACTGTAAAGGAAGCTCTTGTTGATCGAAGGGATGAATTTGGTGGCAGAGGTCCCATACCTGTACTGGAGAGATTTACCCAGGGTTATG GATTTATTCTGAATAACGGGAAGCAGTGGAATATTTTGAGAAACTTTACAATGAAGAATTTTGGATTCGGGAAGAAAAGCAGTGAGTGGAAGATCCGAAAGGAAGCCCAATGTGTTGTGGAGGAATTTAGAAAGCTTAATG GTCGTCCTGTAGATCCCACTAAGAAGCTCATGGACGCTTTCTCTAACGTTCTTTGTTCCATGGTATTCGGAGAACGTTTTGAGTACGAGGATGAGAGATTTACCAAACTTCTCAGAATTATGAATGAATCTTTACATTTTACAGGTTCTACCTGGGCACAG CTGCTGAGCGTTCTCCCTCTTACCAAGCACTTTCCTGGACCTCACCAGAGGATAACTCAGCTTTTAGATGAGATGATCGAGTTTATCCATGAGATGGTAAAGGCCAGTCAGGAGTCCCTGGATCCCAGCGCTCCCCGACATTTCATTGACAGCTTCCTCATCAAGATGGAAGAG GAGAAGAACGATCCCGATACAGAATTCCATTTAAAGAACCTCCTGATAGTAACCCACAACCTGTTGATAGTCGGATCAGAAATAGTCAGCACCACCCTGAAATATGGACTACTTACCTTACTGAAATATCCTGAAATACAGG CTAAACTCCATAAAGAGATCGATCACGTGATCGGACGAGATCGAGAGCCTAATTATGATGACCGGCTGCACATGCCTTACACCCAGGCAGTGATCAACGAGATCCAGAGGTTTTGTGATGTTGCCCCTTTGAACGTGCCACATATGGTAACCAGAGATGTCCAATTTAGAGGTTATGAGATACCGAAG GGCACAGAGATTTACCCCTTACTCTGCACCGTTCATCGAGACCCCAAACAATTTGCTTCTCCATGGAAGTTTGATCCGAACCATTTCTTGGATGAGAATGGGAAGTTTAAGAGGAACGATGCGATGATGGCGTTCTCAGCAG GGAAGAGGATGTGTCCAGGAGAGGCTTTGGCCCGGATGGAGCTTTTTCTCTTTCTCACCACCATCCTGCAAAGCTTTACACTGACTTCTCCGACTGGATTAGAGGAGAGCGATGTTGTACCGAGACTGGCGGGATTCCTGaattcccccatggactatgagcTGTCCTTTGTCCAGAGAGACATCTGA